In the Podospora bellae-mahoneyi strain CBS 112042 chromosome 4, whole genome shotgun sequence genome, one interval contains:
- the SLP2 gene encoding Synaptotagmin-like protein 2 (MEROPS:MER0192051; EggNog:ENOG503NX7K; COG:C) → MSLTLARRALAAPTVPRALPIIARQALVHSSSPVLSSQQQSRPLSATPRNALRNTSPSRLPASSGLGGGFPPTYFQQRASLPMNTIIRFVPQQTAWIVERMGKFNRILQPGLAILIPFIDRIAYVKSLKEVAIEIPSQSAITADNVTLELDGVLYTRVFDAYKASYGVEDAEYAISQLAQTTMRSEIGQLTLDHVLKERAALNINITAAINEAAQAWGVTCLRYEIRDIHAPKPVVEAMHRQVTAERSKRAEILDSEGQRQSAINIAEGQKQSAILASEALKAEKINKAMGEAEAILLRAKATAAGIEAVAKAIQDGQGAAQNAVSLSVAEKYVDAFGKLAKEGTAVVVPGNVGDLGGMIATAMGVYGKVSEGQQKGLEAAQARKLLQEQQEVKD, encoded by the exons ATGTCACTCACACTAGCACGCCGTGCCCTCGCGGCCCCAACAGTCCCACGAgctctccccatcatcgcTCGCCAAGCGCTCGTAcactcctcatcaccagTTCTCAGCTCCCAGCAACAGTCCCGACCACTCTCGGCAACCCCCCGAAATGCCCTCCGAAACACATCTCCAAGCCGCCTCCCGGCGAGCAgcggcctcggcggcggttTTCCCCCAACATACTTCCAGCAGCGAGCTTCCCTCCCAATGAACACAATCATCCGCTTCGTCCCCCAGCAAACCGCCTGGATCGTCGAGCGCATGGGCAAGTTCAATAGAATCCTCCAACCCGGCCTGGCAATCCTGATACCGTTTATCGACCGGATCGCCTACGTCAAGTCCCTCAAGGAAGTCGCCATCGAGATCCCCTCCCAATCCGCCATCACTGCCGACAACGTCACCCTCGAGCTCGACGGTGTCTTGTACACCAGAGTCTTTGACGCATACAAGGCCAG cTATGGAGTAGAAGACGCCGAGTACGCGATCTCCCAACTAGCCCAAACAACAATGCGTTCCGAAATCGGCCAGCTCACCCTCGATCACGTCCTCAAGGAGCGCGCcgccctcaacatcaacatcacggCCGCCATTAACGAGGCTGCCCAAGCCTGGGGCGTCACCTGCCTCCGCTACGAAATCCGCGACATCCACGCCCCTAAGCCCGTCGTGGAAGCCATGCACCGCCAGGTGACCGCCGAGCGTTCCAAGCGCGCCGAAATTCTTGATTCCGAAGGCCAGAGGCAATCAGCTATCAACATTGCCGAGGGTCAGAAACAATCTGCTATTCTTGCGTCGGAGGCTCTCAAGGCGGAGAAGATCAACAAGGCTATGGGTGAGGCTGAGGCGATCTTGCTGAGGGCAAAGGCCACGGCCGCGGGGATTGAGGCGGTGGCCAAGGCGATTCAGGACGGACAAGGGGCGGCGCAGAATGCGGTTAGTTTGAGTGTGGCGGAGAAGTATGTGGATGCGTTTGGGaagctggccaaggaggggaccgcggtggtggtgccggggaatgtgggggatttggggggcATGATTGCTACTGCCATGGGGGTGTATGGGAAGGTTAGTGAGGGGCAGcagaaggggttggaggcggcgcaggcgaggaagttgttgcaggagcagcaggaggtcaaggactAG
- the MON2 gene encoding Endocytosis and vacuole integrity protein (BUSCO:EOG092604MJ; EggNog:ENOG503NUAH; COG:S), which yields MTSQLLASELANLIQESKRKHNDLRQAAEKSLEELKSIRAGSEAQISDELTQRPNFVNPFIIACGTKNVKFTGIAIVCLQRLIVSRALPRSRLSQVLEALQQATSAGLDVQLKILQALPSLLSNYAVDVKGELLVTALNVCFILQSSKNAIVNNTSAATLQQLVVSVFDKVVAEDKNGQDSQIVGEVPLQDGTTLPLRAAAMDAWRVFNDICLLTEGQRPEYLRFSGLPQTFGLELIESVLTNHAAIFTSHPEQADILRARVMPFIISALRGRPNFATSVRLVRILYTLLRRHLSILPEESGDALEILTHLLDMDTALWKRSLCMEVFRGVFADHALLRRIFGMFDAQEGGKKILRNLTATFVRVSTEKPTAIGLGHQSTIPVANPYGGSAASADQAMLEASGAGIITSSVGSDGHNTGISTQWSTMRVPCIDQLDKTDPPGIPESYIYSLTLACITSLSEGLAKFILPLTVPSDGRKKRGTKTDIGRDSPAPSTDEKLDPGDKSSLERSSFKRNPVPVNPLTLENHPLYSEVKICAAFIDECWPAILATCSTFLYAALDSEYYHGLVRSFQKFTHVAGLLQLTTPRDAFLTTLGKAAVPPNVLTACLNAGAPRNPVTPSEPTNSIFGNARGLLSVESLVSPTVEKQRQVSVDPSAGTLNTRNMLCLRALLNLGIALGPTLSASWNIILETLQQADFVLFCSGKAAGRTPLAAKGPDHQAEQEASTLLTNFSTEIRAVETAASRLFESTIDFPNPAFVEVVGAVCSLLEKHGEAPSAPGSRPQSPPSGGGLKTPSVPHKRQLSVSTPALTGPNQEDQFALAKLGDLASINIERLLIYDPEVSGWAPLISELITALSSTLNTAPVRARAAETLVRILLEAAAAVSSQPEEPRGDIQQRLLEAFRDSLLPLQTPNREVSVTSHVVDVDIHKIILEGLKSLLENCGETLVRGWEITFQIIDTIFVDKTFTPEKQEADKRSVLLTRSVKLIRPSFASLQLICSDFLPSLPNACFLNLVDTLYKFCTQDDELNVALTTVTFFWAISDFLSGKGRSMSITEDMIGESGDEALTKLAADSSHNGSGAALWMLLLLRLTSVATDQRLELRNSAIQTLMRIMSAYGDSLSPEAWSICMKSVIFRLMASIEKELQVLSGVSAKDKSQEEWKDTAIVVVQGVSSLFASYLTVLTAHNSFIKIWEDLLDHFRILLDLNVLDINAATYSAVRDILHRCAEQDRPRVGKESLDLAWDLWSRGIPVPKDGKDDKSSDNQKCLLVWVEALLELYGLIQKDFSVERVRRMLTLLRNAMQHATPGAYASDVEYVTPLQGKILEVFRMVRTDVSGVPSAMITQVAEFVSLAFAQEDAAKAAAEKRTYVAMSKESMSILQALIIKDSSGRDIYETEAFATAMSALAKPVVLKYSFKTTTRSNQPWKEATKTSLAVLEASLPYIRTADLPRPIIQHIWETIISIANGIISADYPNAPPGTDILADQTFDISSFRKLRELIIPALGAEVILDATRKSYAEGLFRTSIIHAPAPAEASIIYGNSNEGLTTLYRSRPGRTIDPPPTKRTLMAEVCLDELFSLVEQHDETSPPEISTEPPTFPSSDTASPETSHDLSVRLSQTASPYLILRCALSIRAYIADQPLRGRMPQPLSQRKELGRILRALVDLKSEPDAIPDTPNVDSETRKHLLRLYPLLVSAIQVAGTAGDEKVLKLVREALDVVGGELGV from the exons ATGACATCCCAGCTATTGGCGTCAGAGCTCGCCAATCTCATCCAGGAGAGCAAGCGCAAACACAATGACTTGCGCCAG GCCGCCGAAAAATCACTTGAAGAACTCAAGAGTATAAGAGCTGGCTCTGAAGCTCAAATATCGGATG AACTCACTCAACGGCCAAATTTTGTCAACCCCTTCATCATTGCTTGCGGGACCAAAAACGTCAAGTTCACCGGCATTGCGATCGTTTGTTTACAGCGCCTCATCGTTTCAAGAGCCTTACCAAGATCTAGATTGAGCCAGGTGCTGGAAGCCTTGCAACAGGCCACGTCAGCCGGCCTCGACGTCCAACTCAAGATTCTCCAGGCCCTGCCCTCATTATTATCCAATTATGCCGTAGATGTGAAGGGAGAACTTCTCGTCACGGCACTTAATGTTTGCTTTATCCTACAGTCAAGCAAGAATGCCATTGTCAACAACACATCTGCAGCCACCCTGCAACAGCTGGTCGTTTCCGTCTTTGACAAGGTAGTAGCCGAGGATA AAAACGGTCAGGACTCACAAATTGTGGGCGAGGTGCCGCTTCAAGATGGCACGACCCTTCCTCTTCGCGCTGCGGCCATGGATGCCTGGAGG GTGTTTAATGATATCTGTCTCCTAACCGAAGGCCAGCGACCCGAGTACCTTCGCTTCTCTGGCCTGCCACAGACCTTCGGTCTGGAGCTGATTGAGTCTGTGCTCACCAACCAtgccgccatcttcacctcaCATCCAGAACAGGCCGATATCTTACGAGCCAGAGTGATGCCCTTTATCATCAGTGCACTTCGGGGCCGACCAAATTTCGCTACCAGCGTGCGTCTTGTGAGAATATTGTACACCCTGCTACGTCGGCATCTGTCCATCCTCCCAGAGGAGAGTGGTGACGCTCTTGAAATTTTGACCCATCTCTTGGACATGGACACAGCGCTGTGGAAGCGATCACTGTGCATGGAGGTATTCAGAGGTGTCTTTGCCGACCACGCTCTTCTGAGGCGTATCTTTGGCATGTTTGATGCCCAAGAGGGAGGCAAGAAGATTCTGAGGAACCTAACAGCCACGTTCGTGCGTGTGAGCACAGAGAAGCCCACTGCTATTGGACTCGGACACCAGTCGACCATCCCAGTTGCCAACCCCTATGGCGGCTCAGCTGCTTCAGCCGATCAAGCAATGTTGGAAGCTAGTGGCGCTGGCATCATTACAAGCTCGGTAGGTTCCGATGGCCACAACACTGGTATCAGTACTCAGTGGAGCACCATGCGGGTTCCATGCATCGACCAGCTCGACAAGACGGACCCCCCAGGCATTCCGGAGTCGTATATTTACAGCCTGACACTGGCATGTATCACCTCACTATCCGAAGGCCTTGCCAagttcatcctccccctcactgTCCCCAGCGACGGGAGGAAGAAACGAGGCACCAAAACAGACATAGGCCGAGACTCCCCTGCGCCGTCAACCGACGAAAAGCTCGACCCAGGAGATAAGAGCTCGCTGGAGCGGTCTTCGTTCAAGCGCAACCCTGTTCCAGTCAACCCCCTTACGCTGGAGAACCACCCACTCTATTCCGAAGTCAAGATATGTGCCGCCTTTATTGACGAGTGTTGGCCAGCCATTCTTGCAACATGCTCGACCTTCCTGTATGCCGCGCTTGACTCGGAGTACTACCATGGTCTTGTCCGGTCATTTCAAAAGTTTACACATGTGGCTGGCCTCCTGCAGCTCACTACCCCACGGGATGCCTTTCTTACCACACTGGGCAAGGCAGCTGTGCCACCGAATGTTCTCACAGCATGCCTTAATGCTGGCGCCCCTCGGAACCCAGTCACCCCTTCTGAGCCTACCAACAGCATCTTCGGCAATGCACGTGGCCTTCTTAGTGTTGAGAGTCTCGTGTCACCGACTGTGGAGAAGCAGCGACAGGTTTCTGTTGATCCTAGTGCCGGCACGCTAAACACACGGAATATGCTATGTTTGAGAGCATTGCTAAATCTCGGGATAGCACTTGGTCCAACACTTTCGGCATCTTGGAACATCATCCTAGAAACACTCCAGCAAGCCGACTTTGTGTTGTTTTGCTCCGGTAAGGCTGCAGGCAGAACACCTCTGGCGGCCAAGGGTCCTGATCACCAAGCCGAGCAAGAGGCTAGCACTCTCCTTACCAATTTTAGCACTGAAATCCGTGCGGTTGAAACGGCCGCCTCACGGTTGTTTGAGAGTACCATCGATTTCCCCAATCCCGCCTTCGTCGAGGTGGTCGGGGCTGTCTGCAGCCTGTTGGAAAAGCATGGTGAAGCCCCCTCGGCACCAGGGAGCAGGCCGCAATCACCGCCATCTGGCGGAGGACTCAAAACACCATCGGTCCCGCACAAGCGCCAACTAAGTGTTTCAACTCCGGCCCTGACTGGCCCCAATCAAGAGGATCAATTTGCCTTGGCTAAGCTGGGTGATCTCGCCTCTATCAATATTGAGAGGCTACTTATCTATGATCCTGAAGTCTCCGGCTGGGCACCACTGATCTCTGAGCTCATCACTGCGTTGAGTTCAACCTTAAACACAGCACCAGTCAGAGCACGGGCAGCAGAGACGCTGGTTCGGATTCTGTTGgaagctgccgctgccgtgTCATCTCAGCCCGAAGAGCCTCGTGGGGACATACAGCAACGACTGCTGGAGGCATTCCGTGACTCCCTCCTGCCTCTGCAAACCCCTAACAGAGAAGTGTCTGTCACCAGCCATGTCGTCGACGTCGACATTCACAAGATCATCCTCGAAGGTCTCAAGAGCCTTCTCGAAAACTGCGGAGAGACCTTGGTTCGGGGCTGGGAAATCACGTTCCAGATTATCGATACCATCTTCGTTGACAAAACGTTTACCCCCGAGAAGCAGGAGGCTGACAAGCGGTCCGTCCTTCTCACCCGCTCTGTCAAACTCATTCGTCCTTCTTTTGCCTCGTTGCAGTTGATCTGCTCGGACTTTCTGCCTTCTCTCCCTAATGCCTGCTTTCTTAACCTCGTCGATACCCTGTACAAATTCTGCACTCAGGATGATGAACTTAATGTGGCCTTGACG ACCGTGACTTTTTTCTGGGCCATCTCGGACTTTCTTTCTGGTAAAGGCAGATCCATGTCCATCACCGAAGACATGATTGGGGAGTCTGGCGACGAAGCACTCACCAAGCTGGCAGCAGACTCCTCCCACAACGGATCAGGGGCAGCCTTGTGGATGTTGCTTCTCCTGCGACTCACCTCGGTTGCTACAGACCAGAGACTGGAGCTGCGAAACAGCGCCATCCAGACTCTGATGCGCATCATGTCGGCTTACGGCGATAGTCTAAGCCCGGAAGCCTGGTCCATTTGCATGAAGTCTGTCATCTTCCGGCTCATGGCTTCAATAGAAAAAGAGCTCCAGGTTCTTTCTGGAGTCTCAGCAAAAGACAAGAGTCAAGAGGAGTGGAAAGACACGGCCATTGTGGTTGTGCAGGGTGTTTCAAGCCTGTTCGCCTCATATCTCACTGTATTGACGGCTCACAACAGTTTCATCAAGATTTGGGAAGACCTTCTGGATCATTTCCGGATCCTGCTGGATCTGAACGTGTTGGACATCAACGCTGCCACATACAGTGCCGTCCGGGACATTCTTCACAGGTGCGCAGAGCAAGACAGACCTCGCGTGGGCAAAGAAAGCCTCGACCTTGCCTGGGATCTATGGTCTCGAGGAATTCCAGTTCCCAAAGATGGCAAGGACGACAAATCTTCGGACAACCAGAAATGCCTGTTGGTGTGGGTAGAGGCATTGCTGGAGCTTTACGGGCTCATCCAGAAAGACTTTAGTGTCGAAAGAGTCCGCCGCATGCTCACTCTGCTCCGCAATGCCATGCAACATGCCACCCCAGGAGCCTACGCCAGCGACGTCGAGTATGTCACCCCATTGCAGGGCAAGATTCTGGAAGTGTTCCGCATGGTTCGCACGGACGTGAGCGGCGTCCCGTCTGCTATGATCACCCAGGTTGCCGAGTTTGTGTCTCTGGCATTTGCCCAGGAAGACGCTgccaaggcggcggcagagAAGCGCACATATGTCGCCATGTCTAAGGAAAGCATGTCTATCCTACAGGcactcatcatcaaggactCTTCTGGACGGGATATCTACGAGACCGAGGCCTTCGCCACTGCCATGTCTGCGCTGGCGAAGCCCGTGGTCCTAAAGTATTCGTTCAAAACCACCACTAGATCCAACCAACCATGGAAGGAGGCCACCAAAACCTCACTTGCAGTTCTGGAAGCTTCCCTTCCATACATCCGCACTGCTgacctcccccgccccatcATACAACACATCTGGGagaccatcatctccatcgccAACGGCATCATCAGCGCTGACTACCCCAACGCCCCTCCCGGCACCGACATCCTCGCCGACCAAACCTTTGACATTTCCTCCTTCCGCAAACTCCGCgagctcatcatccccgcccTCGGCGCAGAAGTCATCCTCGACGCCACACGCAAGTCCTACGCGGAAGGTCTCTTCAGgacatccatcatccacgcCCCCGCTCCCGCCGAGGCCTCCATCATCTacggcaacagcaacgaaGGCCTTACCACGCTCTACAGGTCCCGCCCAGGCCGCACCATTGACCCCCCACCAACTAAACGGACCCTCATGGCGGAGGTTTGTTTGGATGAGTTGTTCTCCCTAGTGGAACAACACGACGAAACTTCCCCGCCAGAGATCAGCACCGAACCCCCCACCTTTCCATCTTCTGACACCGCCTCACCGGAAACATCCCACGATTTATCCGTCCGACTCTCCCAGACCGCCTCGCCCTATCTCATCTTGAGGTGTGCGCTAAGCATAAGGGCTTACATAGCCGACCAGCCCCTCCGAGGGCGCATGCCGCAGCCGCTGTCGCAGAGAAAGGAACTTGGTCGTATCCTCCGGGCGTTGGTCGACCTCAAGTCTGAGCCGGACGCGATTCCCGACACCCCCAACGTGGACTCAGAGACGAGGAAGCATTTGCTGAGGTTGTACCCCCTTTTGGTGAGCGCCATTCAAGTTGCCGGTACAGCAGGTGATGAAAAGGTTTTGAAGCTAGTCAGAGAGGCGCtggatgttgttggtggagagctggGTGTTTAa
- a CDS encoding hypothetical protein (COG:A; EggNog:ENOG503Q43U) produces MATIAQQGHNSGYVQQTVNNWNGGSSPEEKDKKCLRNLLLTDPRLDKEAIEDAKGGLLEQSYCWIFGNTEFKQWQRDKNSWLLWIKGDPGKGKTMLLCGIIDKLKKETDQEPEEWNKKMREETSAAGPPLLSFFFCQASNPKTNNATAVLRGLIYLLVKEQPSLLRHVRESYDDTGKQLFEGDNAWFAVRRIFTKIRDDTTLKRTYFIIDALDECETGLKQLLKLLAESSLVSSRIKWIVSSRNWLQIEQELEAVEQKVTLSLELNTESVAAALNAYIGHKVLILSQRKKCDKETETRVQDYLSTNASGTFLWVALVCQALESPEVQTWHIQETLEMFPPGLDSLYARIMKRIRESRDADLCRKILAVAATVCRPISLDEITSLVKISVNISNDPESLKKIVKLCGSFLTVREKTVYFVHESAKDYLLGKASGTDSNETSQDAFNWVFPLGEGDVHRIIFSQSLEAMSMPTVLRRDMYDLKTPGFPIDKVQTPFPDPLAKVRYSCAYWVDHLCNWQSSDDGKHPDIFQDGGIVDDFLRQHYLHWLEALSLCKSMPQGILSMAKFENMLQVYASALVFSPAQSITRGLFTHEKRKWITSGPIVEDSWNACRQTLEGHGGSVRSVAFSPDSKWLASGSGDNTIKIWEVATGSCTQTLEGHGDWVWSVAFSPDSKWLASGSAGDNTIKIWEVATGLCTQTLEGYSGWVTSVAFSPDSKWLALGSEDNIIKIWEAATGSCTQTLEGHRDSVWSVAFSPDSKWLASGLADNIIKIWEVATGSCTQTLEGHGDLVRSVAFSPDSKWLASGSGDNTIKIWEVATGSYTQTLEGHGGSVWSVAFSPDSKWLTSGSGDNTIKIWEVATGSCTQTLEGHRGSVWSVAFSPDSKWLASGSGDNTIKIWEVAMGLYTQTLEGHGGWVWSVAFSPDSKWLASGSGDNTIKIWEVATGSYTQTLEGHRDWVWSVAFSPDSKWLAAGSGDNTIKIWEVATGSCTQTLEGHGGSVWSVAFSPDSKWLASGSAGDNTIKIWEVATGSCTQTLEGHGGSVWSVAFSPDSKWLASGSAGDNTIKIWEVATGSCTQTLEGHGGSVRSVAFSPDSKWLASGSDDANSPHYQSYRIGYGIGFDNRWITRGSENWLWLPLEYRPSCLAVTASTVAIGCSSGRVLTITFTKDS; encoded by the exons ATGGCGACAATTGCACAGCAGGGTCATAATAGCGG CTATGTCCAACAAACCGTCAATAACTGGAACGGGGGTAGTAGCCCAGAGGAGAAAG ATAAAAAGTGTTTACGAAACTTGTTGTTAACCGACCCCCGCCTCGATAAAGAGGCCATTGAGGATGCCAAAGGCGGCCTGCTGGAACAATCCTACTGCTGGATCTTTGGCAACACTGAGTTCAAACAATGGCAGCGCGACAAGAACAGCTGGCTGCTATGGATAAAGGGTGACcccggcaagggcaagacgATGCTGCTGTGCGGCATTATCGACAAGCTGAAGAAAGAGACAGATCAGGAGCCAGAAGAGTGGAACAagaagatgagggaggaAACGTCAGCTGCTGGACCTCCCCTTttatccttcttcttctgtcaAGCCTCCAACCCGAAGACCAATAACGCCACAGCCGTGCTGCGCGGCCTCATCTACTTGCTTGTAAAAGAGCAGCCGTCACTCCTCCGGCACGTAAGGGAGAGCTACGATGACACAGGGAAACAGCTTTTCGAAGGGGACAATGCTTGGTTTGCCGTGAGGAGAATATTCACCAAAATTCGAGACGACACAACATTGAAGAGGACCTATTTCATCATCGACGCGCTTGATGAATGCGAGACAGGTTTGAAGCAGCTTCTCAAGCTGCTCGCCGAAAGCTCACTCGTATCCTCTCGAATCAAGTGGATCGTCTCGAGTCGCAATTGGCTGCAGATCGAACAGGAATTGGAGGCAGTCGAGCAGAAAGTTACGCTAAGTCTCGAGCTCAACACCGAATCTGTCGCCGCTGCCCTCAACGCATACATCGGCCATAAAGTCCTTATCCTGTCACAGCGGAAAAAGTGTGATAAGGAGACAGAAACCCGTGTACAAGACTATCTTTCTACAAACGCAAGCGGGACTTTTCTCTGGGTGGCGTTGGTTTGCCAAGCGCTTGAGAGCCCGGAGGTTCAAACATGGCACATACAAGAAACGTTAGAGATGTTTCCGCCTGGGCTGGACTCTTTATATGCGCGAATTATGAAGCGCATTCGAGAATCCAGAGATGCAGATCTCTGTAGAAAAATTCTCGCCGTCGCTGCGACTGTTTGCCGACCTATCAGTCTTGATGAAATCACCTCCCTTGTTAAGATATCGGTCAACATTTCCAATGATCCAGAGTCCTTGAAAAAGATTGTCAAACTTTGCGGCTCGTTCCTGACCGTCCGAGAAAAAACAGTCTATTTTGTCCACGAATCGGCTAAGGACTATCTACTCGGTAAGGCTTCGGGCACAGACTCCAACGAAACATCTCAAGACGCTTTTAACTGGGTTTTCCCtctgggagaaggggatgtACACCGCATCATCTTCTCACAGTCGCTTGAGGCGATGTCGATGCCAACGGTTTTACGACGCGATATGTACGACTTAAAGACACCGGGATTCCCAATCGACAAGGTTCAAACACCATTCCCAGATCCACTGGCCAAAGTCCGGTACTCTTGCGCTTACTGGGTTGATCATCTGTGTAACTGGCAGTCAAGCGATGATGGCAAGCACCCAGATATTTTCCAAGATGGTGGTATCGTCGATGACTTTCTGAGGCAGCACTACCTCCACTGGCTTGAAGCACTTTCACTTTGTAAGAGCATGCCGCAGGGGATACTTTCCATGGCAAAGTTCGAAAACATGTTACAG GTATACGCTTCAGCACTCGTGTTCAGCCCCGCCCAAAGTATAACAAGAGGCCTATTTACGCACGAAAAACGGAAGTGGATTACTTCGGGGCCAATTGTAGAGGATAGTTGGAATGCGTGCCggcagacgctcgagggacATGGCGGTTCGGTCAggtcggtagcgttctcgcccgattcgaagtggCTTGCGTCAGGATCAGGCGACAataccatcaagatctgggaggtggCTACGGGGTCATGTacgcagacgctcgaggggcatggcGATTGGGTCTggtcggtagcgttctcgcccgattcgaagtggcttgcgtcaggatcagcaggcgacaacaccatcaagatctgggaggtggCCACGGGATTATGTacgcagacgctcgagggaTATAGCGGTTGGGTTACGTCtgtagcgttctcgcccgattcgaagtggCTTGCGTTAGGATCAGAAGATAACATTATTAAGATCTGGGAGGCGGCCACGGGGTCATGTacgcagacgctcgaggggcatCGCGATTCGGTCTggtcggtagcgttctcgcccgattcgaagtggCTTGCGTCAGGATTAGCCGACAACATCATTaagatctgggaggtggCCACGGGATCATGTacgcagacgctcgagggacATGGCGATTTGGTCAggtcggtagcgttctcgcccgattcgaagtggCTCGCGTCAGGATCAggcgacaacaccatcaagatctgggaggtggCCACGGGGTCATATacgcagacgctcgagggacATGGCGGTTCGGTCTggtcggtagcgttctcgcccgattcgaagtggCTTACGTCAGGATCAGGCGACAACACCATTaagatctgggaggtggCCACGGGGTCATGTacgcagacgctcgagggacATCGCGGTTCGGTCTggtcggtagcgttctcgcccgattcgaagtggcttgcgtcaggatcaggcgacaacaccatcaagatctgggaggtggCCATGGGGTTATATacgcagacgctcgagggacATGGCGGTTGGGTCTggtcggtagcgttctcgcccgattcgaagtggcttgcgtcaggatcaggcgacaacaccatcaagatctgggaggtggCCACGGGGTCATATacgcagacgctcgaggggcatCGCGATTGGGTCTggtcggtagcgttctcgcccgattcgaagtggCTTGCGGCAGGATCAggcgacaacaccatcaagatctgggaggtggCTACGGGGTCATGTacgcagacgctcgagggacATGGCGGTTCGGTCTggtcggtagcgttctcgcccgattcgaagtggcttgcgtcaggatcagcaggcgacaacaccatcaagatctgggaggtggCCACGGGGTCATGTacgcagacgctcgagggacATGGCGGTTCGGTCTggtcggtagcgttctcgcccgattcgaagtggcttgcgtcaggatcagcaggcgacaacaccatcaagatctgggaggtggCCACGGGGTCATGTacgcagacgctcgaggggcatggcGGTTCGGTCAggtcggtagcgttctcgcccgattcgaagtggCTTGCGTCAGGATCAGACGATGCCAACTCCCCACATTACCAAAGCTATAGAATAGGTTATGGAATAGGCTTTGACAATAGATGGATCACGAGGGGCTCGGAAAACTGGCTATGGCTGCCTTTAGAATACCGGCCAAGTTGTTTAGCTGTTACGGCATCAACGGTTGCTATTGGCTGTTCTTCGGGGCGTGTCTTAACTATAACGTTCACGAAAGACAGCTAA